Proteins encoded together in one Scheffersomyces stipitis CBS 6054 chromosome 5, complete sequence window:
- a CDS encoding predicted protein produces the protein MKTGAVGGGGSHLYIQHKQNLEFKYLYFKIQKLINKKVNLSLKYEQLKSPEIHSTLIKPITDTIIKTADAKSLLYKLKTYDIYKYGEEQTVSDKVVFILLLLRYEYLIQSENNLISHELLITKANLCELLAIRMLREYKSYNRINLLFINPLRTQTFNTLELAVLSNSKRFLTQPIIVRILDRFYNGELIRDSLYNMENDDDERSLIGNNVKHNKLAKLTFKNIVSRCRYVPKYQSLVINLRLVAFMMMYFLLILSKRGSQFSKYSLSGIETAFWLIGMQLNLEFLLKISKIEVRFFRMIIWNHIDFILICLVDLSFLLKITYSPYYRDVFSLISIIILPRMLSVLNNYRFFNLIIVSFNRMMWNLMGLLCFFTSLISGFFFAFITLSKDRSNYDIMFDMVKIFFGFTPSVWNNWDNYNPLGKTIQMAYLFLIQFFIGTVMAIVLSRVFAKVNEQNQQEFDYFKATNLILYFKMAEINSENSAIMKLLNLANFPTNVLIMTYEMSIGRFFVPTQDTTNELKFYTFLSRNDYDQELVDMLSEDADGESLLVQKRYSQIKATPALNQVQSISTLGGNFRSASTDSNFIDEILNKKYGKKSIPLEKVKTNNSD, from the exons ATGAAAACAGGAGCCGTGGGCGGTGGGGGTAGCCATCTCTACATTCAGCATAAGCAGAACCTCGAGTTTAAATATCTCTATTTCAAGATCCAGAAGCTCATTAACAAGAAGGTCAACCTTAGTCTCAAGTATGAACAGTTGAAATCTCCGGAGATTCACTCCACTTTGATAAAGCCCATCACTGACACAATTATCAAAACGGCTGATGCAAAATCACTTCTATACAAGCTAAAGACTTACGATATTTACAAGTATGGGGAAGAACAGACTGTGTCCGACAAGGTTGtctttattcttcttcttctacggTACGAATACCTCATTCAGTCagaaaacaacttgatttctcATGAATTGCTTATAACTAAAGCCAACCTATGTGAGTTATTGGCTATCCGAATGTTGAGGGAGTACAAGTCCTACAATCGAATAAACCTACTTTTCATTAATCCGTTGCGGACCCAAACTTTCAACACCTTGGAGTTGGCCGTTCTTTCGAATTCAAAGAGATTCTTGACCCAGCCCATTATTGTTAGAATTTTGGACAGATTCTATAATGGAGAGTTGATCAGAGATTCGTTGTACAACATGGAGaacgacgatgacgaaaGATCATTAATAGGCAACAACGTTAAGCACAATAAGCTTGCAAAGTTAACATTCAAGAACATTGTTAGCAGATGCAGATATGTGCCAAAATACCAGTCGTTGGTTATAAACTTGAGACTTGTAGCCTTTATGATGATGTACTTTTTGCTCATTCTTTCTAAGAGAGGTAGCCAGTTCAGCAAGTATTCATTGTCAGGTATAGAAACCGCCTTTTGGTTAATTGGAATGCAGttgaatttggaatttctcttgaagatctcCAAGATCGAAGTGAGGTTCTTCCGAATGATTATATGGAACCATATAGACTTCATCTTGATATGTCTTGTGGATTTATCCtttcttttgaaaattACATACCTGCCTTACTACAGAGATGTGTTTAGTTTGATTTCAATTATCATACTCCCAAGAATGCTATCTGTTCTCAACAACTATCggtttttcaatttgataaTTGTCTCGTTCAACAGAATGATGTGGAATTTGATGGGACTCCTTTGTTTCTTCACCTCCTTGATCAGTgggttcttctttgcattTATCACTTTATCCAAAGATCGGTCTAATTACGATATCATGTTTGATATGGTGAAGATATTCTTTGGATTCACACCGTCTGTGTGGAACAACTGGGACAACTACAACCCGCTAGGAAAAACAATTCAAATGGCGTATTTATTCTTGATTCAGTTCTTCATTGGCACTGTCATGGCTATCGTGTTGAGTAGAGTATTTGCAAAGGTAAACGAGCAAAACCAACAGGAATTTGATTACTTCAAGGCTACCAACTTGATTCTTTACTTCAAAATGGCTGAAATCAACAGTGAGAACTCAGCCATcatgaaattgttgaatctTGCAAACTTCCCAACTAATGTTTTGATAATGACATATGAAATGCTGATCGGTAGGTTCTTTGTACCTACTCAAGATACTACAAACGAACTCAAATTCTACACATTCCTCTCCAGGAATGACTACGACCAGGAGCTTGTTGATATGCTCAGCGAAGATGCAGATGGCGAAAGCTTATTGGTGCAAAA GAGATATAGCCAAATCAAGGCTACACCTGCTTTGAATCAGGTTCAGTCCATAAGCACGTTGGGAGGAAACTTCCGGAGTGCATCGACTGATTCCAACTTCATCGATGAAATCTTGAATAAGAAATACGGCAAGAAGTCGATTCCTTTGGAGAAGGTGAAGACAAACAACAGCGAC
- a CDS encoding predicted protein yields MSEIAIASSNSFDSAKYVSESASVTKEPVLFHILHIINISKSRLSQRDDWLEYSDPNSASVDRLNKSKKMVREVNIDDDGPIVSAFDVYKLLLQDSHKNVCYAFEKEPLRFLRDQRQSTGTPLPIRLGGKLLVKKDTPVWNGVLFLENRQCTYLGVDANDPLNAQLNTGLVEKYIAILDQELKS; encoded by the coding sequence ATGTCTGAAATCGCAATTGCTAGTAGTAATAGCTTCGATCTGGCCAAGTACGTGCTGGAATCGGCTTCTGTCACCAAGGAGCCTGTCCTCTTCCACATTTTGCATATCATAAACATCTCCAAATCACGTCTTAGCCAGAGGGACGACTGGCTCGAGTACAGCGATCCCAATAGCGCGTCTGTAGACAGATTGAACaagctgaagaaaatggtGCGAGAGGTTAATATCGACGACGATGGCCCTATAGTGAGTGCATTTGACGTGTACAAGTTGCTACTACAAGATTCACACAAGAACGTATGCTATGCATTCGAAAAAGAACCGCTAAGATTCTTGCGAGATCAACGGCAGTCGACAGGCACACCACTTCCAATCCGTCTTGGGGGAAAATTACTTGTGAAAAAAGATACGCCCGTCTGGAACGGGgttctttttcttgagaatagGCAATGTACGTACCTAGGAGTGGATGCAAACGATCCGTTGAATGCTCAGCTCAACACTGGATTGGTAGAAAAGTATATAGCCATTTTAGACCAAGAGCTTAAGAGTTAA
- a CDS encoding predicted protein (go_function hydroxymethylbilane synthase activity~go_process porphyrin biosynthesis) has translation MPHHTMTFESNIINGNARNNPATNHIQIGGRKSTLAVVQSEIVKKEIEEAFPHINCSILALSTLGDKIQNKPLYSFGGKSLWTKELEILLLDSIDEFPQLDLIVHSLKDMPTNLPDEFELGCILKREDPRDALVMRAGSPYKTLDDLPAGSVVGTSSIRRSSQLVKNYPHLKFDSVRGNLQTRLSKLDDDSQPFECIILASAGLIRVGLGHRVTDYLNAPHMYYAVGQGALGVEIRKNDTKMKNILAKISHIPTSLCCYAERSLMRYLEGGCSVPIGVHTNYDEDSKVLKFEAIIVSPDGTQFVEDELEAQVETLQQAEALGIQLGDRLIAKGAKDILDKIDFNRINQAPSTINTPTPSIATSIEAVVSTAN, from the coding sequence ATGCCCCACCACACCATGACCTTCGAATCTAATATCATTAACGGTAATGCTAGGAACAACCCTGCCACCAATCACATCCAAATTGGAGGCAGAAAGTCCACGCTTGCAGTGGTGCAATCCGAAATAGTCAAGAAGGAGATCGAAGAAGCATTTCCACACATTAACTGCTCGATTTTGGCGCTTTCCACTTTGGGAGACAAGATCCAGAACAAGCCTCTCTATTCATTCGGCGGAAAATCGCTCTGGACAAAAGAACTcgagatcttgttgttggacCTGATTGACGAGTTTCCCCAGCTTGACTTGATAGTGCATTCCTTGAAGGACATGCCAACGAACTTGCCTGATGAGTTTGAGTTGGGTTGTATtttgaagagagaagacCCTCGTGACGCTTTAGTTATGAGAGCCGGATCACCTTACAAGACGTTGGACGATTTGCCAGCAGGCTCTGTAGTGGGAACATCTTCCATCAGAAGATCATCGCAACTCGTGAAGAACTATCCCCACTTGAAGTTCGACTCTGTTCGTGGTAACCTTCAGACTCGTTTGAGCAAATTAGACGACGACTCCCAACCATTCGAGTGTATCATTTTGGCACTGGCTGGCTTAATCAGAGTTGGTTTGGGCCACAGAGTTACAGACTATTTGAACGCTCCACACATGTACTACGCCGTTGGCCAGGGAGCTTTGGGTGtagaaatcagaaaaaaCGACaccaagatgaagaacatCTTGGCTAAGATACTGCACATCCCAACATCCCTCTGTTGTTACGCAGAGAGATCGTTGATGAGATACTTGGAAGGAGGGTGTTCCGTGCCGATAGGTGTTCACACGAACTACGATGAAGACTCgaaggtgttgaagtttgaGGCTATCATAGTCAGTCCCGACGGAACTCAGTTTGTGGAAGACGAACTTGAAGCTCAAGTCGAGACCTTGCAACAGGCCGAAGCCTTGGGTATACAACTAGGCGACAGACTCATCGCTAAGGGTGCAAAGGATatcttggacaagatcGACTTCAATAGAATCAACCAGGCTCCTAGCACCATCAACACACCCACTCCATCCATAGCTACCTCCATAGAGGCCGTCGTTTCTACGGCTAACTAA
- the ACS1 gene encoding acetate--CoA ligase (go_function catalytic activity~go_process metabolism) — MPESTQQSHLTLDHEKKMDPPQGFFERSKSKPNLPDFDTYKKMYDQSVTDPNTFFGEQAKNSLDWFKPFDLARFPVDSKDDFKNGDLPAWFINGQLNACYNAVDRWAIKNPNKPAIIYEGDEPNTGRIISYGELLKQVSKLAQSLTKLGVKKGDSVAVYLPMIPEAIVTLLAIVRIGAIHSVVFAGFSSTSLKDRILDGDSQIVITADESKRGGKTIETKKIVDDALKDCPNVRNVIVFKRTGNAHVPFNPKRDLWWHEELDKYGPYFPPVPVNSEDPLFLLYTSGSTGKPKGVQHNTAGYLLGALLTTKYTFDVHEDDIIFTAGDIGWITGHTYVVYGPLLNGATTVVFEGTPAYPNFSRYWDIVDEYKVNQFYVAPTALRLLKRAGTKFVENYDLSSLRVLGSVGEPIAAEVWHWYNDNIGRGKAHIVDTYWQTESGSHLLTPLAGVTPTKPGSASLPFFGIVPKILDPTTGAELNENDVEGVLAIKSAWPSITRGIFNDYNRFIDTYLKPYPNHYFSGDGAARDNDGFYWILGRVDDVVNVSGHRLSTAEIEAALIEHHLVAESAVVGYADDLTGQAVAAYVSLKKDKNIEDDIEAVKKELILTVRKEIGPFAAPKLILLVDDLPKTRSGKIMRRILRKVLAGEADQLGDISTLSNPGVVKQIIDVVNSSKK; from the coding sequence ATGCCTGAATCTACTCAACAATCCCACCTCACCTTGGACcacgagaagaagatggacCCTCCACAGGGTTTCTTCGAGAGGTCCAAGTCCAAGCCTAACTTGCCAGACTTTGACACctacaagaagatgtaCGACCAGTCCGTTACCGATCCAAATACCTTCTTCGGTGAACAAGCCAAGAACAGCTTGGATTGGTTCAAACCTTTTGACTTGGCAAGATTTCCTGTCGATTCCAAGGACGACTTCAAAAACGGTGACTTGCCAGCTTGGTTCATCAACGGTCAGTTGAATGCCTGTTACAATGCTGTTGACCGTTGGGCCATCAAGAACCCCAACAAGCCTGCTATCATCTATGAAGGAGATGAACCAAACACCGGCAGAATCATCTCTTACGGTGAATTATTGAAACAGGTATCGAAGTTGGCACAGTCTTTGACAAAGTTGGGAGTCAAGAAGGGAGACTCTGTTGCCGTCTATTTACCAATGATTCCTGAAGCCATCGTTACATTGTTGGCTATCGTGAGAATTGGAGCTATCCACTCGGTAGTTTTCGCAGGTTTCTCGTCGACATCACTTAAGGACAGAATCTTGGATGGTGACTCTCAAATCGTCATCACTGCTGACGAGTCTAAGAGAGGTGGAAAGACTATTGAAACCAAGAAAATTGTCGACGACGCCTTGAAGGACTGTCCAAATGTCAGAAACGTCATTGTCTTCAAGAGAACTGGTAACGCTCACGTACCTTTCAATCCTAAGAGAGATTTGTGGTGGCacgaagaattggacaaaTATGGTCCATACTTCCCACCTGTTCCAGTCAACTCTGAAGACCCATTGTTCTTGTTATATACCTCGGGTTCTACTGGAAAGCCAAAGGGTGTTCAGCACAACACCGCTGGTTACTTGTTGGGCGCTCTTTTGACCACCAAGTATACTTTTGATGTCCACGAAGATGATATTATCTTTACTGCAGGTGATATCGGCTGGATTACCGGGCATACGTATGTCGTATACGGTCCTCTTTTGAATGGTGCCACCACCGTTGTTTTTGAAGGAACTCCAGCCTATCCTAACTTCTCGAGATACTGGGATATCGTTGACGAGTACAAAGTTAACCAGTTCTATGTCGCCCCTACTGCCCTtagattgttgaagagagcCGGCACTAAGTTTGTTGAGAACTACGACTTGTCTTCGCTCAGAGTTCTTGGATCCGTCGGTGAACCTATTGCTGCTGAAGTCTGGCATTGGTACAACGACAACATCGGCAGAGGCAAGGCACACATTGTCGATACCTACTGGCAAACCGAGTCGGGATCACATTTGTTAACTCCTTTGGCCGGTGTGACTCCTACGAAGCCTGGTTCTGCTTCTTTACCATTCTTTGGTATTGTTcccaagatcttggatCCTACCACTGGTGCCGAATTGAATGAGAACGACGTCGAAGGTGTTTTGGCAATCAAATCTGCCTGGCCATCGATCACCAGAGGTATCTTCAACGACTACAACAGATTTATCGACACCTACTTGAAACCATACCCTAACCACTACTTTTCCGGAGATGGTGCTGCCAGAGATAATGATGGTTTCTACTGGATCTTGGGTAGAGTTGATGATGTGGTTAATGTATCTGGTCATAGATTATCCACTGCCGAAATTGAGGCTGCTCTTATTGAGCACCACTTAGTGGCTGAATCGGCCGTTGTGGGTTATGCTGACGACTTGACTGGTCAAGCTGTGGCTGCCTACGTTTCCCTCAAGAAAGACAAGAACATCGAAGACGACATCGAAGCCgtcaagaaggaattgatcTTGACTGTCAGAAAGGAAATTGGTCCTTTTGCTGCTCCTaagttgattttgttggttGATGACTTACCAAAGACCAGATCTGGTAAGATCATGAGAAGAATCTTGAGAAAGGTTTTGGCTGGTGAAGCTGATCAGTTGGGTGATATCTCAACTTTGTCGAACCCCGGTGTTGTCAAACAGATCATCGATGTTGTCAACTCCTCAAAGAAGTAA
- a CDS encoding DNA repair protein (go_function nucleic acid binding; nuclease activity~go_process DNA metabolism), whose product MKHSVGSDSEEYLLEELPKWHELGNMLDDIFHEKSLSSENSGPILIMCSDTRTARQLYQVIESMKEIKVSGKKYFSSRRFMISKLHEYLQWKEINNLSKQLNEDLEKSEDQTEEQIITSKSFTRNGQPASKRRRTRGASSTARVAKLYSGENRGAVDIDENVLGQMDQEIVESEEDDVVETGPTGLFVETEDIIVPSLSHINMGDQVIIQVYDEGRNDALLQEISPSYIIMYEPNLSFIRRTEIFQAINRDQPAKVFVMFYSNSTEEQKYLLRLKKEKDAFTKLIREKASLSKHFETSEDNYKFQIQRNQTMNTRIAGGASFRTTDEMRIVVDSREFGASLPNLLYRIGIKVVPCMLTVGDYVISPKICVERKAIPDLVSSFKSGRLFTQCSQMFKHYETPTLLIEFDENKSFSLQQYADSRFLKGRAETANDSPINQSLQSKIMELLVAYPKLKIIWSSSPYETAQIFMSLKANQEEPDVESALNKGVSKEVITEDGGPPNFNDDPIDFIQNIPGINDMNYYKIIQNVRNLEELVQLSKEQFVKLLGKENGKKAYNFINHRIK is encoded by the coding sequence ATGAAACACAGCGTAGGCTCAGATTCTGAAGagtatcttcttgaagaattgccTAAGTGGCACGAACTTGGAAACATGTTGGATGACATATTCCACGAGAAGTCACTATCATCAGAGAATCTGGGTCCTATACTCATTATGTGCTCGGATACTCGTACAGCTCGTCAGTTGTACCAGGTGATAGAATCAATGAAAGAGATTAAAGTAAGCGGTAAGAAATACTTcagttccagaagattTATGATTCTGAAGTTGCATGAGTATCTCCAATGGAAGGagatcaacaacttgtctaAACAGCTTAACGAAGATTTGGAGAAATCTGAAGACCAGACCGAAGAACAGATTATTACGTCTAAATCATTTACCAGAAATGGACAACCAGCTAGCAAAAGACGAAGAACTCGTGGAGCTTCTTCCACAGCAAGAGTTGCCAAACTATACTCCGGGGAAAACAGAGGGGCTGTCgatattgatgaaaatgtaTTAGGTCAAATGGACCAAGAAATCGTAGAGTCAGAGGAAGACGATGTCGTGGAAACAGGACCTACTGGTTTATTTGTCGAAACTGAAGACATCATCGTGCCTTCGTTAAGTCATATCAATATGGGTGATCAGGTAATAATCCAAGTCTACGACGAAGGCAGAAACGATGCTTTACTTCAGGAAATTTCGCCTTCATACATAATAATGTATGAACCAAACTTGTCATTCATACGGCGTACAGAAATCTTTCAAGCCATAAACAGGGACCAGCCTGCGAAGGTCTTTGTAATGTTTTACAGCAACTCCacagaagaacaaaagtATTTGCTTcgattgaagaaggagaaagatGCATTTACTAAGTTAATCAGAGAAAAGGCATCGTTGAGTAAACATTTCGAGACGAGTGAAGATAACTATAAATTCCAAATTCAGAGAAATCAAACGATGAACACTAGGATAGCAGGAGGGGCTTCGTTCAGAACGACCGATGAAATGAGAATCGTCGTGGACTCAAGAGAATTTGGTGCTCTGCTACCAAATTTGTTGTACAGAATTGGAATCAAAGTTGTTCCATGTATGCTTACAGTTGGCGATTATGTCATTTCTCCTAAGATTTGCGTAGAGAGAAAGGCAATTCCAGATTTGGTTTCTAGTTTTAAATCTGGAAGATTATTTACTCAGTGTTCTCAGATGTTCAAGCATTATGAGACACCTACGTTGCTAATCGAATTCGACGAGAACAAGTCATTTTCTTTGCAGCAGTACGCTGATTCCCGGTTTTTAAAAGGAAGAGCAGAAACAGCCAACGATTCGCCCATCAACCAACTGTTGCAGTCTAAGATTATGGAGTTGTTGGTTGCATAtcccaagttgaaaatcaTATGGTCGTCTTCTCCGTATGAGACAGCACAGATATTCATGTCGTTGAAAGCCAATCAGGAGGAGCCAGATGTAGAATCAGCTTTGAATAAAGGTGTCAGCAAAGAAGTCATAACTGAAGATGGAGGGCCACCAAACTTTAATGACGACCCGATCGACTTCATACAAAACATCCCAGGCATAAACGATATGAATTACTATAAGATTATCCAAAATGTCAGGAATTTAGAAGAGTTGGTTCAGCTCTCAAAGGAGCAGTTTGTGAAGTTgcttggaaaagaaaacggAAAGAAGGCTTATAACTTTATCAACCATAGAATTAAGTAG
- the HEM4 gene encoding Uroporphyrinogen-III synthase (UROS) (Uroporphyrinogen-III cosynthetase) (Hydroxymethylbilane hydrolyase [cyclizing]) (UROIIIS) (go_function uroporphyrinogen-III synthase activity~go_process porphyrin biosynthesis; heme biosynthesis), with protein MPKAKPVLLLKNASVPTDPYEGIFLENGFCPEFLPLLTHRHFDRERTLEYLRSSEFVDEIPVFIITSQRAVEMLGDCLSSLEQEVKKKILSKIGYTVGPATFSVLKTLGFSSIRGGERAGNGSKLAELIHEEVGDISTRMVFFTGVVRKDIIPRKLMEWNHNLQETVIYTTEVRDDVVKNFTNYIERTSGGWIVFFSPQGTESIVEYIRNQRQSQFKLASIGPTTEEYLLENSIKPDITASKPHASSLYEAIVNSENTA; from the coding sequence ATGCCAAAAGCGAAACCGGTACTACTTCTCAAGAATGCTAGTGTACCGACAGATCCGTACGAGGGTATATTTCTCGAGAACGGCTTTTGTCCTGAGTTTTTACCACTTTTGACTCATCGTCACTTCGACAGGGAACGGACTTTGGAATATCTAAGAAGCTCAGAATTTGTAGACGAGATCCCGGTTTTCATCATAACGTCACAGAGGGCTGTCGAAATGTTAGGCGACTGCCTTAGTCTgcttgaacaagaagtaaagaagaagatcttaTCGAAGATTGGCTATACTGTGGGACCAGCAACTTTTTCAGTGTTGAAGACGTTGGGATTCAGCCTGATCAGAGGCGGAGAGCGCGCTGGAAACGGACTGAAGTTGGCAGAGTTGATacatgaagaagttggagatatttctacaagaatgGTGTTCTTCACAGGAGTTGTCAGAAAGGATATAATCCCGAGAAAGCTCATGGAATGGAATCATAACTTACAGGAAACTGTGATCTACACAACAGAAGTGCGAGATGATGTAGTTAAAAACTTTACCAACTACATTGAACGAACTTCTGGTGGCTGGATCGTATTTTTCAGTCCTCAGGGAACAGAGCTGATAGTGGAGTATATACGAAACCAGCGACAAAGCCAGTTCAAACTCGCTTCTATTGGTCCTACCACGGAAGAGTATCTCTTGGAGAATAGTATAAAGCCAGATATTACTGCTTCTAAACCACACGCATCTTCATTGTATGAAGCAATAGTTAATTCAGAGAATACAGCATAA
- a CDS encoding predicted protein, with the protein EQGSIPVHFEEPDVVPIYPSREVNCTLPLKYQQEIVEDMLTKDGLLILGRGLGWDLISANLLHALSSPSVTLRHGPAKTVEKRGLVFVLNAMDDEIVRLKEELTDLQWLDDDENSSFVVITNESQVARKNLYLKGGIISIKSRLLVVDLLAGSISADDITGLFVLHAERLRETSDTSFVVSLFRDENSWGFIKAISDEPESFGGFTPLATKLKVLRLSNVFLWPRFHVEVSASLKPKGKRKEADTRQQAIEINTKLTSRSNKIQAALITCMEACLHELRRHNPELATEYWDKENIHDPNFVIRIRISLNPQWHRLSRTSKQLYFDLETLTGLLNKLLSMDSVSFYQEVQGIVDLNVRKSSSGMESSISPWLNLTEASTIIAYSKERAL; encoded by the coding sequence GAGCAAGGTCTGATTCCTGTTCATTTTGAGGAGCCCGATGTTGTACCCATATATCCGTCTCGTGAAGTGAATTGCACTTTGCCGTTGAAAtaccaacaagaaattgtagaagacaTGCTAACTAAAGATGGATTGCTAATACTCGGCAGAGGTCTAGGCTGGGACTTGATCTCTGCCAATTTGCTACATGCTCTCAGTTCGCCTTCTGTTACCTTGAGACATGGACCAGCCAAGACTGTAGAGAAGCGAGGACTAGTTTTTGTCTTAAATGCCATGGATGATGAAATTGTACgattgaaagaagaactcaCAGATTTGCAATGGTTGGACGACGACGAAAACTCGTCCTTTGTAGTGATAACCAACGAGTCGCAGGTTGCTAGAAAgaacttgtacttgaaagGAGGAATAATCTCCATCAAGCTGCGATTGTTGGTTGTAGATTTGTTAGCTGGCTCTATTTCTGCTGATGATATAACGGGCTTGTTCGTACTTCATGCAGAAAGACTCCGGGAAACCTCTGATACTTCGTTTGTAGTCAGTTTGTTTAGAGATGAGAACCTGTGGGGTTTCATCAAGGCGATTTCAGACGAGCCAGAGTCATTTGGTGGATTCACACCTCTTGCAACCAAACTTAAGGTGCTAAGGTTATCAAACGTGTTCTTGTGGCCTCGGTTTCATGTTGAGGTTTCGGCATCATTAAAGCCTAAAGGAAAGCGTAAAGAAGCTGACACAAGACAGCAGGCCATAGAAATCAATACCAAGCTCACTTCCAGACTGAATAAGATCCAAGCAGCCTTGATCACATGTATGGAAGCGTGTCTTCATGAGTTGCGACGCCATAATCCTGAACTTGCTACAGAGTACTGGGACAAGGAAAACATCCATGATCCCAATTTTGTCATTCGAATCAGAATTTCGCTTAATCCACAATGGCACAGATTGTCGCGGACTTCGAAGCAGTTGTATTTTGACTTGGAGACACTAACGGGACTTTTGAATAAGTTGCTATCCATGGATTCTGTCAGTTTCTATCAGGAAGTGCAAGGTATTGTAGATCTTAACGTTCGGAAACTGAGTTCTGGAATGGAGTCTTCTATCAGTCCTTGGTTGAACTTGACGGAGGCTAGTACCATTATAGCATACTCCAAAGAACGAGCTCTC